From Patulibacter sp. SYSU D01012:
CGGAGTACCGCCTCGCGGAGAAGGACGTGATCGCGTGGCTCCGCAGCCAGCCGCTCGACCTGTCCGAGCTGGACGCCAAGATCGCCGCCGCCCTGCGGGCCGAGCAGCTCGTCCGGATGAACCACCTGCGCCAGCTCGCGGCCCGCGGCAAGCTGCCGGGCGCGCTCGCGTGGATCGAGAGCTTCCTGGCGTCGGGCGAGTCCCTCGTCGTGTTCGCCGCGCATCGCGAGATCCAGCAGGCCGTCCTGGCGCGCTTCCCCGGAGCCCTGCACGTGCTGGGCGACGACAGCGCCACGGCCCGGGACGACGCGGTGCGGCGCTTCCAGGCGGGTGCGCACCTCGACATCGAGCGTCCGGCGGAGCGGCTCATCGTCTGCTCCATGCGGGCGGCCGCCCAGGGCATCACCCTGACGCGCGCGTCGAACGTCGCGTTCCTCGAGCTCGACTGGACCCCGGCGATGCACGACCAGGCCGAGGACCGCGTGCACCGCATCGGCCAGCAGGACGCCGTGACGGCGTGGTACCTGCTCGCCCCCGGCACGATCGACGACGAGATGGCGACGATCCTGGGCCGCAAGCGCGAGGTGATCGACGCGGTCGTCGACGGCAACGTCGTCCCGGACGAGCCCGTGAGCCTGGCCGTCGTGCGCGCCCTGCGGGCCCGCGGCGGCGACGCCCCGGCGGCGCCCGCGAGCGCCGACGCGCCAGGCGAGGACGACGCCTGACGGCGCGTTCCTTGCCGCACGCAGCACGTTCGGCGTCCGTCGGAAGGGCACCCGAATTCGGATGCCCTTCATTAGGCCGCCCTTTGTTACGCTGTCCTCGTGCAGCGGTACGAGTCCCTCCCCCAGGATCGCATCCCCGCCGCCGGCTACCGCGCCCGCCGCTGGAACCGCTTCGAGCGGGACCTGCGCACGTGGCTCGACACGCCCGAGGGCCGCTTCGCCACGTGGCGCGCCCAGACGGCGATCGAGCACGACGAGCCGGCCCGCGGCTGAACGCCCCGGCTCCGCGACGGCCCCGGCGCGCGACGGAGCCGCCGCGTCGAGCGCGCCCCCGGCCACGCGCCGCGGCCCCCGGGACACGGCCGGCCTGGCGCCGGCGGTAGGTCCGCCTGCACGGCGACGCCCCCCCGGGGGGTCCGCGCGTGCCGGACGCCCCGTCGCCGGCCCACGGGCCGCGCCGCGTCACCTCGGAGCGCCCGCCCCGGGGCGACACGCCCCGCACCGGAGTCGAGACGGGCCCAGTCGGGCCCCGCGTCCCGCCCCCGCCCCCACGGCCCCGGTCGGCCGTCGCCCGCGGGGGGTCCGTCGCCCGCGCCGATCCGCGGCGCCGCCCCACGGCGGATCGGCCCTGCGCACCGCCGGATCCGGGCATCCCACGGATGCGCGCCGCGCCGGCGGATGCGACGTTTCCTGCCCACCCCACCGGGTAGGCGACCGACGAGGGCGCATCCGGGGCGGCCGGCCCAGAGGGCCAGAAGGTCGCCCTTATTTTAAGTCCCTAGCTATAGTGGTCGCAACGCGTCCCAACGAAGGAGCAGAGCATGACCGTCACCCATCACGCCAAGGCCGGGATCCTGTCCGACCAGAACGCCGCGAAGCGCGAGGAGATCGTCCAGCTCCTCACGCAGGCGTACTGGATGGAGATCGAGACGGTCACCAACTACCTGGCCCAGTCGAGCAACCTCGACGGCATCCGCGCCGCCGACATCGCCGCCGACCTGGCCGCGGACGTCGACGAGGAGCTCGGGCACGCGAAGCAGTTCGCCGCCCGCATCAAGGAGCTGTACGGCACGGTCCCCGGCTCGGCCGACTTCCCGAGCGACACGGACACGGGCCTCCAGCCCAACGGTGACGCGACCGACGTCGCGAGCGTCATCCGTGGCGTGATCGACGCCGAGTCCGGGGCCATCGAGCACTACTCGCGCATCATCGAGGTCACCGACGGCGTCGACTGGGCGACGCAGGACATGGTCATCGCCATCCTGCGCGACGAGGAGGGCCACATGCGCACGTACGAGCGCTACCTCCGCGAGTTCGCCTGATCCTTCCCCGCCTCCGCGTCGCGCGCTCCGCGCGCGTCCCGCCGCACCGGCCGCCCCTGGGCGGCCGGTCGTCGTTCCGGGCCCCGCACCACGAGCGTGCAGCGCCCCCTCGGCACGGACGCGGCCGGCCCGTGACGAGGACCGCGGCCGCCGCGCCGGATGAGGGCTCCGGCTCGGCATTTCGGGTGGCACGTTCCCTTCGAGCTCGGGCCCCGGGCACGGACCTCGGGTCTCTCGTCTCGGACCCTGGGCCGCCTATCTCGGGCGACGCGCCACAGGTCTAGGGCCTCGGGCGACGGGCCATGACCGACGGGCTACGGCCCACGGCCCACGGCCCACGGCTCACGGCTCACGGCTCACGGCCCACGGCCCACGGCCCACGGCCCACGGCCCACGGCCCACGGCCCACGGCGTCATGATGGGGCAGACGTCCGTCGCCCGCCCGGAGACCCCGATGCCCGAGACCCTGCAGCTGCTGACCTACGAGTACGTCGAGGACGTCCTCGAGCGCCGCGAGCCGTACCGCGCGGAGCACCTCGCGGCGATCGCCCGCTGGAAGGCCGACGGCCGCCTCGTGATCGCGGGCGCCGTCGGCGTGCCGCCCCACGCCGCCGCCCTCGCCTTCCGCGGCGAGCCGCAGGTGGCGGAGGAGTTCACGAAGGACGACCCGTACGTGGCGGCCGGGATCGTCGCGGCGTGGAAGGTCGAGCCCTGGACCGTCGTCACGCCCCTGGACTGAGCGGCGCCGCGGCGGGCGTCACCGCGCGACGCCGTTCTCGCGCAGGCGCGCCAGCCGCCAGCCGAGCACCCGCACCCGCTTCTGGCGCTGCGCCTCGGGCTCGTCCCCCGCGAGCCGCTCGGCGGTGGCGATGTAGTCGGCGCCGCCGACGGCCAGCAGCGCGTCGTCCAGGCACCGCACCTGGTTGCGCTCCCAGGTCACGCCCTCGCGGAAGGTGCGGTCGACCGCCGCCAGGTCCACGGTCCGGACGGCGTCCCGAAGGGCCTCGACGGTGTCGAACCCCGACTCGAGCGCGTGACGACGGATCCACTCCTCGCTGCCCGCACCGCGGCTGGGCGGCGCGTCGGGGAACGCCTCGGCGAGGAACGACCGCATGGCGCGCGCGGTCAGCCGGCTGCCGGGCCGCTCCGCCGGCGCCTCGAGGCTCGACGGCGCCGCCGGTCCCTGGCGCGTCAGATCCGGCCGGGCGCCGCCGGCGGCCGCGTCGTCGATCTCCTGCAGCAGCTCGTCGACCATCTCGATCAGCGCGGCGGCGCGGTCGAACTTGCGCGACACCCGGGACCCGGCCGCGCCCTTGTAGCGCGAGGCGTGCTCGAGCTCGGCCCAGACGTGCTGCAGCTGCGTGCGCAGCTGGATCTCGATCCGCGGGACGCGGAAGTCCTTGGGCGGGTGCGGAGCGCCGAGGGCCGGGGCCGGGTCCACGAGCACGTGCACGCTCTGGTAGCCGAACGCGCGGGTGTCGGTGTTCTGGGAGCCCTTGTGCCGCACCTCGCGCACCACGAGGGCGTCGTCCTCGGCGAGCGCCTGCGCCGCCGCCTCGACCTGGGCGGGCAGGAAGGCGATGATCCGCAGCGCGAGCTGGTCCGTGATCTCGTCGGTCGGATACCGGTACTGCGGGCGGGACGGGTCGTCGGGGGCCGGCAGCGCGGCCTTCTGCGCGAACGACTCGGGCGCTTTGACCCGCCACTCCACCTCGGACTGGTTGTCCGGGATGCCCGCGGCGGCCACCACCTCGTGGAGGTGGGCCTCCATCGTCGTCCCCAGGCGGCGCAGGTACGCCTGGTACGAGGGCAGCTCGTAGTGGCGGCGGGCCTGGCGGGCGTGTTCGAGAAGGCGGGGATCGGTCATCGACGGCCTGCCCAGCCTCGCACGCGGCCCGGTCGGCACGCGTTCCCCGTCGCGCTACGCTCGAGGAACGATGTCGCACCCGGCAGACCCCCACGTCGGCGACCGTCCGGCCGCCGACCCGTCCTGCCCCAACGGGGTGTGCTCCGCAAGCGCCCCGCCGCTCATCGGGTCGACGCTGACGGGCACGGGGCTGACGCTCGACCGCGCCGCGCAGCTGCTGGCGGAGGGGCGCGAGCTGCCGTTGACCGACCTGCAGCGGCGGATCGTCGAGCAGCGTGTGATCGACGCCGGCCTGGCGCTGTAGGGCCCGAGCCCGGCCCGCAGGGGCACCGCTCCGTGCGGGCCCGTCGGGCCGATCGGTCGCGGCCGTCCGAGGCGCCGACCCCAGAAGCCGCCGGCGAGCCCGTCAGGACCGGGAGGTCAGATGCCAGCCGCCGCAGACCTCGCAGGGGTACGCGGAGGCGCGCCGGCCGGGCCCCGGCTGGTGCATGAGCGC
This genomic window contains:
- a CDS encoding ferritin-like domain-containing protein, producing MTVTHHAKAGILSDQNAAKREEIVQLLTQAYWMEIETVTNYLAQSSNLDGIRAADIAADLAADVDEELGHAKQFAARIKELYGTVPGSADFPSDTDTGLQPNGDATDVASVIRGVIDAESGAIEHYSRIIEVTDGVDWATQDMVIAILRDEEGHMRTYERYLREFA
- a CDS encoding YciI family protein produces the protein MPETLQLLTYEYVEDVLERREPYRAEHLAAIARWKADGRLVIAGAVGVPPHAAALAFRGEPQVAEEFTKDDPYVAAGIVAAWKVEPWTVVTPLD
- a CDS encoding RelA/SpoT domain-containing protein gives rise to the protein MTDPRLLEHARQARRHYELPSYQAYLRRLGTTMEAHLHEVVAAAGIPDNQSEVEWRVKAPESFAQKAALPAPDDPSRPQYRYPTDEITDQLALRIIAFLPAQVEAAAQALAEDDALVVREVRHKGSQNTDTRAFGYQSVHVLVDPAPALGAPHPPKDFRVPRIEIQLRTQLQHVWAELEHASRYKGAAGSRVSRKFDRAAALIEMVDELLQEIDDAAAGGARPDLTRQGPAAPSSLEAPAERPGSRLTARAMRSFLAEAFPDAPPSRGAGSEEWIRRHALESGFDTVEALRDAVRTVDLAAVDRTFREGVTWERNQVRCLDDALLAVGGADYIATAERLAGDEPEAQRQKRVRVLGWRLARLRENGVAR